A window of the Bdellovibrio sp. ZAP7 genome harbors these coding sequences:
- the nadC gene encoding carboxylating nicotinate-nucleotide diphosphorylase, whose product MTLVELIRAAIKEDMPNGDVTTESLALTPKIGRARLKAKEDLVLSGAAPFEQTMQTLEPNCRVKWHFEEGDEVLNGQIICTIEGDLVQILKAERVALNFLGHLSGIATVTRRFVKQVQHTKTKILDTRKTTPGYRELEKKAVLHGGGVNHRMNLSTAILIKDNHISVMGGITAAVNRTREHSNLPMEVETRTLAEVKEAVGLNVKHLLLDNMDNDMLKQALALVPEGVHTEASGNMNLARVRSVAELGVSFISVGALTHSAPVADVSLIFAWEE is encoded by the coding sequence ATGACATTGGTTGAATTAATCCGCGCCGCTATCAAAGAAGACATGCCTAATGGCGATGTCACAACAGAATCACTCGCACTCACTCCAAAAATCGGCAGAGCTCGTTTAAAAGCCAAAGAAGACCTGGTTCTTTCTGGTGCAGCTCCATTTGAGCAAACGATGCAAACCCTTGAACCTAACTGCCGCGTGAAATGGCATTTCGAAGAGGGCGATGAAGTCCTGAATGGCCAAATCATCTGCACGATCGAAGGCGACCTCGTACAAATCTTGAAAGCCGAACGCGTGGCTTTGAATTTCTTAGGTCACTTGTCAGGGATCGCGACGGTCACTCGCCGCTTTGTAAAACAAGTTCAGCATACAAAAACTAAAATCCTGGATACTCGCAAAACCACTCCTGGTTACCGCGAGCTTGAGAAAAAAGCCGTGCTTCATGGTGGTGGCGTCAATCACCGCATGAACTTAAGCACCGCGATTCTTATCAAAGACAACCACATCTCTGTCATGGGTGGAATCACGGCTGCCGTGAACCGCACGCGCGAGCACAGCAATCTTCCGATGGAAGTGGAAACTCGCACGTTGGCAGAAGTGAAAGAAGCTGTTGGCTTGAACGTAAAGCACCTTCTTTTGGATAACATGGATAACGACATGCTAAAGCAAGCTTTGGCATTGGTTCCAGAAGGCGTTCACACAGAGGCCAGCGGCAACATGAATTTGGCGCGCGTTCGCTCCGTGGCAGAACTTGGCGTAAGCTTTATCTCTGTCGGCGCGTTGACTCATTCAGCTCCGGTTGCTGACGTTTCATTGATCTTTGCCTGGGAGGAATAA
- a CDS encoding PleD family two-component system response regulator codes for MALRVLLADESSTIKKVMQLALSDFAVEVKAVPVGLDVLPVTKSFKPDIIFADVLLTKRNGYEVSQELKNDPETANIPVVLMWSGFMEIDEGKVSESKADDRLEKPFDAEHLRGLVNKLVKKTSENPVSPYLTFPEMPEFEEMPAESGVQMPAENSELSLDAIPEISEDEALSLDIPDEEFASVPLTTPKSEEEMDENGWAHQDLTKFKLNIPQAETDDFASKFVIPQDEDLSNAHIEVSGNFEEISFEENGPDLTDRPTTVAAKAPPQALPEDSFLGKVEKSVKDQMMETLNKGPSANKAQPSAAGAKPSPANAQGKTQSKVDLSNEMMEKIVREEAREVIESVCWKLLPEIAERIVREELNKLMRETEKSI; via the coding sequence ATGGCTTTACGCGTCTTACTTGCAGATGAGAGTTCCACAATCAAAAAGGTAATGCAACTGGCATTGTCCGACTTCGCGGTCGAAGTAAAAGCAGTCCCTGTGGGTCTTGACGTTTTACCTGTCACGAAAAGCTTCAAACCAGATATTATTTTTGCAGACGTACTTTTGACAAAAAGAAACGGCTACGAAGTCAGCCAGGAACTTAAAAACGATCCCGAAACTGCAAATATTCCCGTCGTTTTGATGTGGAGTGGCTTCATGGAAATCGATGAAGGTAAAGTCTCTGAATCCAAAGCCGACGACCGCTTGGAAAAGCCCTTCGATGCAGAGCACCTGCGTGGTTTGGTGAACAAACTCGTTAAAAAAACATCTGAAAATCCCGTTAGCCCATACCTGACATTCCCCGAAATGCCTGAATTTGAAGAAATGCCGGCAGAGAGCGGAGTGCAGATGCCTGCCGAAAACTCTGAGTTAAGTTTAGATGCGATTCCAGAGATCAGCGAAGACGAAGCTTTAAGCTTGGATATACCTGATGAGGAATTCGCTTCTGTTCCTTTGACGACGCCTAAAAGCGAAGAGGAAATGGACGAAAATGGCTGGGCTCATCAGGATTTAACAAAATTTAAATTGAACATCCCTCAGGCCGAAACAGACGATTTTGCGTCTAAGTTTGTAATTCCTCAAGACGAGGATCTTTCAAACGCGCACATCGAAGTTTCTGGAAATTTTGAAGAGATCAGTTTTGAAGAAAACGGTCCCGATCTGACTGACAGACCGACAACTGTGGCAGCGAAGGCTCCCCCACAAGCTTTACCTGAGGATTCTTTCTTAGGAAAAGTCGAAAAATCTGTAAAAGATCAAATGATGGAGACCTTAAACAAAGGTCCTTCTGCAAATAAAGCGCAACCGAGTGCTGCAGGGGCAAAACCCTCACCGGCTAATGCTCAGGGTAAAACCCAATCCAAGGTGGACTTGTCCAACGAAATGATGGAAAAGATTGTTCGTGAGGAAGCTCGCGAAGTGATTGAATCCGTTTGCTGGAAACTCCTTCCCGAGATCGCAGAACGTATCGTTCGCGAAGAGTTGAATAAACTTATGCGCGAAACCGAGAAATCTATCTAG
- a CDS encoding GyrI-like domain-containing protein — protein sequence MRYILVFVVVTVISFGVYLATYLGAFKGVQISEVQQGPFKTIYIEHVGPYHKVNKVIERVEKFMKEKGVTCQRTFGEYLDDPRQVEEARLRSKVGCIIEAMPAGAPEEMKEGEIPAHAYVQAVFTGSPGIGPLKVYPRVEAYLLDKKLEQTGAAVEIYEIHSISEKAAMTTTYLFPVKAK from the coding sequence ATGAGATATATTTTAGTTTTCGTCGTGGTGACGGTTATTTCTTTCGGTGTTTATCTAGCGACTTATTTGGGCGCATTCAAAGGCGTGCAAATTTCTGAAGTTCAACAAGGCCCGTTCAAAACGATTTACATTGAACACGTAGGCCCCTACCACAAAGTGAATAAGGTAATCGAACGCGTTGAAAAATTCATGAAGGAAAAGGGCGTTACTTGCCAACGTACTTTTGGTGAATACCTTGATGATCCTCGCCAAGTTGAAGAAGCCCGTCTGCGCTCTAAAGTTGGGTGCATTATCGAAGCGATGCCAGCAGGAGCGCCAGAAGAAATGAAAGAGGGTGAAATCCCGGCTCATGCCTATGTACAAGCGGTCTTTACCGGCTCACCAGGCATCGGACCTTTGAAAGTATATCCGCGTGTTGAAGCTTATCTTTTAGATAAGAAACTGGAACAAACAGGTGCTGCGGTGGAAATTTACGAGATCCACTCGATCTCGGAAAAAGCCGCCATGACGACGACATACTTGTTCCCAGTAAAAGCCAAATAA
- a CDS encoding methyl-accepting chemotaxis protein, with amino-acid sequence MKWFSGRGLKFKFICSVIVSCMICAMCALATGLYFNGVQFRSSLVDKARTIHSRLNAASRYVANQGGLQPMIERYTKLYTDSSQLTEEDRKIILQQVPIYAGMAIGASESEKEHYRFRVFSDEPRDKKNTATPVEMEIFKKFEQDKNLQEFIINTENEVSVYRPVRLKESFGCLTCHGHPSTSPWKNGKDILGYPMEDWKDGKLHGVFAVHSNVKEAKAAEISKGDSSPTTFMAIFVFSGSLVSLVIAAFFVKGALGQLQDVSKVLKESGEHVEKAAQQIAESSSSLSKASTVQASSLEETVATMEEMSSMVKHNSESAKEAAALALSATKVASLGGKQIQELVHSMTQISADSKKVVEITAVIDDIAFQTNLLALNAAVEAARAGEQGKGFAVVADAVRGLAQRSGEAAKGIAALINESAARIETGEAQAQKGGAVFEEILEAVNRMAELNGNISESSEEQSRGIAQIGQAMNQLDQTTQQNAAVSEEAAASAEELSSQSTKLKSSVDILEGVVFGVK; translated from the coding sequence GTGAAGTGGTTTAGTGGGCGCGGATTGAAATTCAAATTCATTTGCTCGGTGATTGTGTCTTGTATGATTTGCGCGATGTGCGCTCTGGCCACAGGATTGTATTTCAATGGTGTTCAGTTTCGTTCCAGTCTCGTGGATAAAGCGCGAACTATCCACTCCCGGTTGAATGCGGCTTCCAGGTACGTTGCCAACCAGGGCGGATTACAGCCGATGATTGAGCGCTATACCAAACTCTATACAGATTCTTCGCAATTGACTGAAGAGGATCGTAAGATCATTTTGCAGCAAGTTCCGATTTATGCGGGAATGGCCATCGGTGCTTCCGAATCTGAAAAAGAACATTATCGCTTCCGTGTGTTCTCTGATGAGCCGCGCGATAAGAAAAATACTGCAACCCCGGTGGAGATGGAAATCTTTAAAAAATTCGAGCAGGATAAAAACCTCCAAGAATTTATTATCAACACCGAAAATGAAGTCAGCGTGTATCGTCCAGTGCGTTTGAAAGAGTCTTTTGGCTGTCTGACTTGTCACGGTCACCCCTCCACCAGTCCCTGGAAAAATGGCAAAGATATTTTGGGCTATCCGATGGAAGACTGGAAGGACGGCAAGCTTCACGGTGTGTTTGCTGTTCATAGTAACGTGAAGGAAGCCAAAGCGGCGGAAATCAGTAAAGGTGATAGTTCCCCAACGACGTTTATGGCGATATTCGTGTTCTCGGGAAGTTTGGTGTCTTTAGTGATCGCGGCGTTCTTTGTAAAGGGAGCGCTGGGGCAGTTGCAGGATGTTTCAAAAGTTTTAAAAGAATCAGGTGAACATGTAGAGAAAGCTGCGCAACAGATAGCTGAATCTTCGAGCTCCCTTTCCAAGGCCTCCACGGTGCAAGCTTCCTCATTAGAGGAAACAGTGGCGACTATGGAAGAGATGTCTTCGATGGTAAAGCATAACTCTGAAAGTGCGAAAGAAGCTGCGGCGTTGGCATTGTCGGCAACGAAAGTGGCAAGCCTTGGGGGCAAGCAGATTCAAGAACTTGTGCATTCTATGACCCAGATTTCAGCAGACTCTAAAAAAGTCGTCGAGATCACCGCAGTGATTGATGACATCGCTTTTCAAACAAATCTCTTGGCCTTGAACGCGGCGGTAGAAGCCGCGCGCGCGGGTGAGCAGGGGAAAGGCTTTGCCGTGGTGGCTGATGCTGTTCGCGGCCTTGCTCAGCGCAGCGGCGAGGCGGCTAAAGGCATCGCTGCTTTGATCAATGAAAGTGCCGCGCGCATTGAAACCGGTGAAGCCCAAGCCCAAAAAGGTGGCGCTGTGTTTGAGGAAATTTTAGAGGCTGTCAATCGTATGGCGGAGCTGAATGGAAATATCTCTGAATCAAGTGAAGAGCAAAGTCGAGGCATTGCCCAAATCGGGCAGGCGATGAATCAATTGGATCAAACCACTCAACAAAACGCCGCAGTCTCTGAAGAAGCAGCTGCTTCGGCAGAGGAACTCTCCTCGCAGTCCACCAAGCTGAAATCGTCGGTAGATATCTTAGAAGGCGTGGTTTTCGGGGTAAAATAG
- a CDS encoding TerC family protein translates to MIEMLSNPQIWIAFFTLFALELVLGIDNVIFISILAGKLPKEQQDKARVMGLSLAVITRVILLFSLSWIIGLTAPLFTVLGQEISGRDLILLLGGLFLIVKSTMEIHHKLEGVEGSQSNHVAHSFNAVIFQILLLDVVFSLDSVITAVGMVSEISVMIAAVVISAGVMIVSAKSISNFVDSHPSLKILALSFLLMIGFTLIVESLEVHIPKGYVYFAMAFSVGVEMLNIKMRKSKKTEPVKLRERIAEEPK, encoded by the coding sequence ATGATCGAAATGCTTTCGAATCCGCAAATCTGGATCGCGTTTTTCACATTGTTTGCCTTGGAACTGGTTCTGGGCATCGACAACGTTATTTTCATTTCCATTCTGGCAGGTAAGCTTCCAAAAGAACAGCAAGACAAAGCCCGTGTGATGGGTTTAAGCCTTGCCGTTATCACCCGTGTGATTTTGCTTTTCTCTTTAAGCTGGATTATTGGATTAACAGCTCCGCTATTCACGGTATTAGGCCAAGAAATCTCCGGTCGTGATTTGATTCTTCTGTTGGGTGGTTTGTTCTTAATCGTAAAAAGTACGATGGAGATTCACCACAAATTGGAAGGTGTCGAGGGGAGTCAGTCTAATCACGTGGCGCATTCCTTTAACGCCGTCATTTTCCAAATTTTGCTTTTGGACGTGGTGTTCTCTTTGGACTCTGTGATTACAGCCGTGGGCATGGTCAGCGAAATCAGCGTGATGATCGCAGCCGTGGTTATCTCTGCAGGTGTGATGATTGTTTCGGCAAAATCCATCAGTAACTTTGTGGATTCTCATCCCTCACTTAAGATCCTGGCTTTAAGCTTCTTGCTGATGATCGGTTTCACATTGATCGTGGAATCTTTGGAAGTACATATTCCAAAGGGTTACGTGTACTTTGCGATGGCATTCTCGGTCGGTGTCGAAATGCTGAATATTAAAATGCGCAAGTCCAAGAAAACCGAACCGGTTAAACTCCGCGAGCGTATCGCTGAAGAGCCAAAATAG
- a CDS encoding biotin synthetase — MTNENPMSEIRIGDVTAKWARNNHLHVEYKHQQESTNLTAKELAFEEDLLEQQLCLFVTDHQTAGRGRGKNMWTDSEPGSSLLSSWSYLLPMMPQPTASCLVGLAVYRACSATWPFLKWNLKAPNDIYIGDKKVAGILLENVAQADEVRFIIGLGVNITSSPKSVETSTSILESLPEGAPLLGEDYTAFLDRLMFELTDAASHCDQPLSPTEQLSLLTALNLHPLLKEKYTAMEADGSLYQGKKKISWADL, encoded by the coding sequence ATGACCAACGAAAATCCCATGAGTGAAATTCGCATCGGAGATGTGACCGCCAAGTGGGCTCGTAACAATCACCTGCATGTGGAATACAAACATCAGCAAGAAAGCACGAACCTGACTGCCAAAGAATTGGCATTCGAAGAAGACTTGTTGGAACAACAGCTTTGTCTGTTCGTGACAGATCACCAGACAGCGGGGCGCGGTCGTGGTAAAAACATGTGGACTGATTCTGAGCCGGGCTCTTCCCTATTAAGTTCTTGGTCTTACCTTTTGCCGATGATGCCGCAACCGACAGCTTCATGCCTGGTGGGTTTGGCTGTGTATCGGGCCTGCTCGGCAACTTGGCCGTTTTTGAAATGGAACTTGAAAGCACCGAATGACATTTACATCGGTGACAAAAAAGTGGCGGGTATTCTTTTAGAAAATGTCGCACAAGCGGATGAAGTTCGCTTCATCATCGGTTTGGGTGTCAATATCACGTCATCTCCTAAGTCTGTGGAAACTTCGACAAGCATTTTGGAATCTTTGCCCGAAGGCGCGCCTTTATTAGGTGAAGACTACACAGCGTTCTTGGATCGCTTGATGTTTGAATTAACAGATGCGGCTTCACACTGTGACCAACCTTTAAGCCCGACGGAGCAGTTGTCTTTGCTAACCGCTTTGAACCTACATCCATTACTAAAGGAAAAGTACACGGCGATGGAAGCGGATGGCAGCCTTTACCAAGGCAAAAAAAAGATCAGCTGGGCTGATCTTTAG
- a CDS encoding thioredoxin family protein, giving the protein MATTFTPFPDLGNATPDFKLPAVDGKTYSLKDFSNGKPLVVMFICAHCPYVQAVEERLIALGTDLKKDGVNVVGICSNDPKDHPEDSFEALAKRWKEKNYSFTYLVDESQEVAKAFGAVCTPDFFVYDGALKLTYRGRLDNSWKDANKVTQRELYDAVQSLLKNQKVTEEQTASMGCSIKWK; this is encoded by the coding sequence ATGGCTACTACGTTTACTCCGTTTCCTGATTTGGGGAATGCCACTCCGGACTTTAAACTTCCGGCAGTTGATGGCAAAACTTACTCATTAAAAGATTTTTCCAATGGAAAACCACTGGTAGTGATGTTTATTTGTGCTCACTGCCCGTATGTTCAAGCTGTTGAGGAACGCTTGATCGCTCTGGGAACTGATCTTAAAAAAGACGGTGTCAATGTCGTGGGAATTTGCTCGAATGATCCCAAAGATCATCCTGAAGATTCCTTTGAAGCCTTGGCAAAACGCTGGAAAGAAAAGAACTACTCTTTCACATATCTGGTCGATGAATCACAGGAAGTGGCGAAGGCTTTCGGCGCCGTTTGTACGCCTGATTTCTTTGTCTATGACGGTGCTTTAAAGCTTACGTACCGTGGTCGCCTGGATAATTCGTGGAAAGATGCCAACAAAGTCACTCAGCGCGAGTTGTATGATGCGGTTCAATCACTTTTAAAAAATCAAAAAGTTACTGAAGAACAAACAGCCTCTATGGGCTGTTCAATTAAATGGAAGTAG
- a CDS encoding TIGR02147 family protein produces the protein MKIPDIFEFLNVHHFLKQIYVYRKSVESGFSYQRWADEMGIKDRSYLRQIVTGKRSVNAEISEKLEYNIKFTDLELQYFRALIKYSTADSKNQRDELGKKLVSLIKQKESV, from the coding sequence ATGAAGATACCTGATATTTTTGAATTCCTAAACGTGCACCACTTTCTGAAGCAGATCTACGTTTACCGTAAGTCCGTAGAAAGTGGCTTTTCGTATCAGCGCTGGGCTGACGAGATGGGAATTAAAGATCGCTCTTATCTTCGTCAAATTGTAACCGGCAAACGAAGTGTAAACGCTGAGATAAGCGAGAAACTAGAGTACAACATCAAGTTCACAGATTTAGAGCTCCAATACTTTAGGGCTTTGATCAAATACTCGACTGCTGATAGTAAGAATCAACGGGATGAGTTAGGAAAAAAATTGGTAAGTTTAATTAAACAAAAAGAATCCGTATAA
- a CDS encoding Crp/Fnr family transcriptional regulator, producing MKHSSKQCQNCFLLNRKLKLKDTTATALLKAKSIHQVNSASCVISQGCLPMSMFCVAEGKINTIERDLEGREHLVSSFTANHLFPLTSTVSDEPTRLEYVAEGKSRLCSFPLKTVRELISVDSNLALLLLQSACQRGMDTYERVVILQSKSAVEKVLRTLEHFKDEDGFCRLTRKEISLWTNLTVETVIRTLTSLEKKNRVRKSSQGIQITPT from the coding sequence ATGAAGCACTCTTCGAAGCAATGCCAAAACTGTTTTCTTTTAAATCGTAAGCTGAAGCTTAAAGACACAACGGCAACTGCGCTGCTTAAAGCCAAATCCATTCATCAGGTTAATTCTGCAAGCTGCGTGATCAGTCAGGGCTGCTTACCGATGAGTATGTTTTGCGTCGCCGAAGGAAAAATTAACACCATCGAAAGAGATCTCGAAGGTCGGGAGCACTTAGTTTCCAGCTTCACAGCCAATCACCTTTTTCCCCTGACCAGCACCGTCTCAGATGAACCGACAAGGCTGGAATATGTAGCCGAGGGAAAGTCTCGCCTGTGCAGCTTCCCGCTTAAAACTGTGCGCGAACTGATTTCAGTAGATTCCAATCTGGCGTTGCTATTATTGCAAAGCGCTTGTCAGCGTGGAATGGATACTTATGAGCGCGTCGTAATACTGCAATCGAAAAGTGCCGTGGAAAAGGTTCTAAGAACTTTAGAACATTTCAAGGACGAGGACGGCTTCTGTCGCCTGACTCGAAAAGAAATTTCTCTATGGACGAATTTGACTGTGGAAACGGTGATCCGCACGCTGACTTCTTTAGAAAAAAAGAATCGCGTGCGTAAAAGCTCGCAAGGTATTCAAATAACGCCGACTTAA
- the def gene encoding peptide deformylase, whose amino-acid sequence MIMKILTFPDPRLREVADPVSLSEFGTPELKKLQEDMIETMYDAHGIGLAAPQVGELRRMIVIDTRPKDEKGRRYKDQEMTDLEKQVEQPLVLINPTIVKGEGKTTFDEGCLSVPGYYETVERYDYIEMKAYDVNGKEFIVKTDGLLAICMQHELDHLEGTLFIDHLSFVKSNKIKKQIQKHGYPTKEELEKARSKQVEGEERE is encoded by the coding sequence ATGATCATGAAAATCCTCACTTTCCCTGACCCAAGATTGCGCGAGGTCGCAGACCCTGTATCGCTATCTGAGTTCGGCACACCTGAGCTTAAAAAGCTTCAAGAGGACATGATTGAAACTATGTACGATGCTCACGGTATCGGTTTAGCAGCTCCCCAAGTGGGCGAGCTTCGCCGTATGATCGTCATCGACACTCGCCCCAAAGACGAAAAGGGCCGTCGTTATAAAGATCAAGAAATGACTGATTTGGAAAAACAAGTTGAGCAACCTTTGGTGTTGATCAACCCAACGATCGTTAAAGGTGAAGGTAAAACGACTTTTGACGAAGGTTGCCTGTCGGTTCCAGGTTATTACGAAACCGTTGAGCGTTACGATTACATCGAAATGAAAGCCTATGATGTGAATGGCAAAGAGTTCATCGTGAAAACGGATGGTTTGCTTGCGATCTGCATGCAACACGAATTGGATCACCTTGAAGGCACATTGTTCATCGATCACTTGAGCTTCGTAAAATCCAACAAGATCAAAAAACAAATTCAAAAGCACGGCTATCCAACGAAAGAAGAATTGGAAAAAGCTCGTTCAAAACAAGTTGAAGGCGAAGAGCGTGAGTAA
- a CDS encoding TetR/AcrR family transcriptional regulator, whose amino-acid sequence MKSLQFDLKKALFNKRLGVSEHRQFQILETALELIQKDGFEQLQFGNLAKKCKISRTLVHHYFKDKLELANKLLDLSTLHLQHEVQTALSREKKTEKHFEVYCKATLDWAAEHSLEATGLLLFINLSSHNIEMRQRNDELSALGRQRIKLLLTQAGMAGPSLDSNAQMVQVLLTGCYLVLLSENRNSKESLQLRKDCLKSCLSIAVSK is encoded by the coding sequence ATGAAGAGTTTGCAGTTCGACCTTAAGAAAGCATTATTTAATAAGCGTCTGGGCGTTTCGGAGCACCGGCAGTTTCAAATATTGGAAACGGCGCTTGAGCTTATTCAGAAAGACGGTTTTGAACAATTGCAGTTCGGGAATCTCGCAAAGAAGTGCAAGATTTCACGCACTCTTGTGCATCATTACTTTAAAGACAAATTGGAATTGGCGAATAAACTTTTGGATTTAAGTACTTTGCATCTCCAGCACGAAGTGCAAACAGCACTTTCTCGAGAGAAAAAGACTGAAAAGCATTTTGAAGTTTATTGTAAGGCGACTTTGGATTGGGCCGCAGAGCATTCGCTGGAAGCCACGGGGCTTTTGTTATTTATTAATTTGTCTTCTCATAACATTGAGATGCGCCAAAGGAATGATGAGCTGAGCGCGCTCGGACGGCAAAGAATCAAGCTTTTACTGACTCAGGCCGGAATGGCGGGGCCGAGCTTAGATTCAAATGCTCAAATGGTGCAGGTGTTGCTGACGGGATGTTATCTGGTTTTGCTTTCAGAGAATCGCAATTCCAAAGAGTCCCTGCAACTCCGCAAAGATTGCTTGAAAAGCTGCCTTTCGATCGCTGTCTCAAAATGA
- the lptG gene encoding LPS export ABC transporter permease LptG, which yields MNRIDRYTSWLFFGYFLGGLLIFLTLFTAVDAMSTISEYKGVSTTTIFTYYLYSFPDIISKLLPVACLLGTILTLTNLNKNNELVALFSAGMSLLRIATPVLFWVTLISLGGYFMTDRLVPRANTQKNYILYYELKKEPHRFSTVKTNKIWYRTKDAIFNIKTLSAKGDRAQGLTMYFFSDEWDLIQMITAHDVEIKGSQWLLNTGTVTLFTKDSSFPLTTDFKTKSIVMAEDSKDLQSAGQTAEMMSQGELKHFIMKNKDAGLDTIAYEVGYQSKYSFAFAGLVMSLLGLPFSVGRGRSGGTMINLGICLGLVFAYYVMYSSGITLGQHGSIPPVAAAWAPNILMTGLALVLLKRLKR from the coding sequence ATGAACAGAATTGATCGATACACATCTTGGCTTTTCTTCGGTTACTTCCTGGGTGGCCTTTTGATTTTCCTGACGTTGTTCACGGCTGTCGATGCGATGTCGACGATTTCTGAATACAAAGGTGTCAGCACAACCACGATTTTCACTTACTACCTTTACTCGTTTCCTGACATTATTTCGAAACTTCTTCCGGTCGCTTGTTTATTGGGCACAATCCTGACTCTGACGAACTTAAACAAGAATAATGAACTCGTCGCGTTATTTTCGGCAGGGATGAGTCTTCTACGTATCGCGACTCCGGTTTTGTTCTGGGTGACGCTGATTTCTTTGGGTGGTTATTTTATGACCGATCGCCTGGTTCCTCGCGCGAACACTCAAAAGAACTACATCTTGTACTATGAGCTTAAAAAAGAGCCGCATCGCTTTTCGACGGTGAAAACCAATAAGATTTGGTACCGCACGAAAGATGCGATTTTCAATATCAAAACCTTGAGTGCCAAGGGTGATCGCGCTCAAGGTTTGACGATGTACTTCTTTAGCGACGAGTGGGATTTGATTCAGATGATCACCGCTCACGACGTTGAAATTAAAGGCAGTCAGTGGCTCTTAAATACGGGGACGGTGACCTTGTTTACTAAGGATTCCAGCTTCCCTTTGACCACAGATTTTAAAACCAAAAGCATCGTGATGGCCGAAGATTCCAAGGATCTGCAAAGTGCGGGTCAGACAGCTGAAATGATGTCCCAGGGCGAACTAAAGCATTTCATCATGAAGAATAAAGATGCGGGTTTGGATACTATTGCCTATGAGGTGGGCTATCAGTCGAAATATAGCTTTGCCTTTGCGGGGCTTGTCATGAGTCTTTTAGGACTCCCTTTTAGTGTGGGGAGAGGCCGTTCAGGCGGGACTATGATCAATCTGGGTATCTGTCTGGGCCTGGTTTTCGCCTATTACGTGATGTATTCCTCTGGAATTACTCTGGGGCAGCATGGGTCAATACCTCCGGTGGCAGCCGCTTGGGCCCCGAATATCTTAATGACCGGATTGGCCTTGGTCCTTCTCAAAAGGCTGAAACGCTGA